One region of Castor canadensis unplaced genomic scaffold, mCasCan1.hap1v2 HAP1_SCAFFOLD_88, whole genome shotgun sequence genomic DNA includes:
- the LOC109697602 gene encoding coiled-coil domain-containing protein 124 codes for MPKKFQGENTKSAAARARRAEAKAAADARKQKELEDAYWRDEDKHVMRKEQRKEEKEKRRLEQLERRKEAQRLLQEEDSRLKGGKARGAAPSKVTRAQIEDTLRREHAPREEPAEKAKSHLEVPLEENLNRRAPEDGSVDARTIEDAIAALGVAEEADRHPERRMRAAFTAFEEAQLPRLKQENPNMRLSQLKQLLKKEWLRAPENPMNQRALPFNAPK; via the exons ATGCCCAAGAAGTTCCAGGGCGAGAACACCAAGTCGGCAGCGGCCCGGGCGCGGCGGGCGGAGGCCAAGGCGGCGGCCGATGCCCGGAAGCAGAAGGAACTGGAAGATGCCTACTGGAGGGATGAGGACAAGCACGTCATGAGGAAGGAGCAGCGCAAG gaggagaaggagaagcgGCGCCTGGAGCAGCTGGAGCGCAGGAAGGAGGCGCAGCGGCTGCTGCAGGAGGAGGACTCCCGGCTCAAGGGCGGCAAGGCCCGCGGGGCGGCGCCCAGCAAAGTCACTCGCGCGCAGATCGAGGACACGCTGCGCCGCGAACACGCACCCCGCGAAGAGCCAG CCGAGAAAGCCAAGAGTCACCTGGAGGTGCCGCTGGAGGAGAATCTGAACCGACGCGCACCCGAGGACGGCAGCGTGGATGCTCGCACGATCGAGGACGCCATCGCAGCACTCGG TGTGGCGGAGGAGGCGGACCGGCACCCCGAGCGGCGCATGCGCGCGGCCTTCACGGCCTTCGAGGAGGCGCAGCTGCCGcggctgaagcaggagaacccCAACATGCGGCTGTCGCAGCTGAAGCAGCTGCTGAAGAAGGAGTGGCTGCGGGCGCCCGAGAACCCCATGAACCAGCGGGCGCTGCCCTTCAACGCGCCCAAGTGA